In Fervidobacterium nodosum Rt17-B1, one genomic interval encodes:
- a CDS encoding HD domain-containing protein, which yields MYYKVSRDPIYSEILLYPLEILVIDTKAMQRLRYLSQLVGSEYVYPGATHTRFAHSLGVMHLSGVYAEHLYDTPDKVRILRLAGLLHDIGHGPFSHQFDDVVYKKLGFKDGHDEYRHRLLREYFPKEMKKKYDEAPAKLKKAVIEDLEITLGELSNNMEDNFAQLMEEVIKVYEGEEHGTIDFAIVQGPLGADRLDFVLRDSYYAGTRGFGTGAIDRLIRNAMIVNKDNESILAYDSKVVDEIYTILFGRFMMYKNVYFHKTSRAADMMIQELLELSYKALRLDERVMNIHSFLDLTDQTIINEVIYKFNDLVEQYGGDEETKQSLLKYEIDLQPLELDIVMAYEIVERLKSRNLWKLVLETPFSIEGVDPSLVSQGIASDLLQKIRLKLERSYEIADEEDKRIILYMINNFDDVFRIDTPYKLTIVHPEEFLRSNIYIIKKNHLMTFEEYVKNYPAYNFMKSNLIQIIRIYVTKDVREILEKYKMLPETVTEITTRW from the coding sequence GTGTATTATAAAGTTTCCCGGGATCCGATTTACTCCGAAATTTTGCTTTACCCTTTGGAGATTCTTGTAATTGATACAAAAGCAATGCAGCGTTTGAGATATTTAAGCCAACTCGTAGGTTCTGAGTATGTTTATCCTGGAGCTACACATACCAGGTTTGCGCATTCACTTGGTGTTATGCACCTTTCCGGTGTGTATGCCGAACATCTTTACGATACTCCCGATAAAGTTAGAATTCTTAGGTTGGCAGGTCTACTTCACGATATTGGTCATGGACCTTTTAGCCATCAATTTGACGACGTAGTTTACAAAAAACTTGGATTTAAAGATGGTCATGATGAATACAGACATAGGTTATTGAGGGAATATTTCCCAAAAGAGATGAAAAAAAAGTATGATGAAGCGCCAGCTAAATTGAAAAAAGCAGTTATAGAAGACTTAGAAATTACGTTGGGTGAATTATCAAATAATATGGAAGATAATTTTGCTCAGTTAATGGAAGAGGTCATCAAAGTCTACGAAGGTGAAGAACATGGAACTATAGATTTCGCGATAGTTCAGGGTCCTCTTGGCGCAGATAGGTTGGATTTTGTATTAAGAGATTCGTATTACGCTGGCACGCGTGGATTTGGAACAGGTGCAATTGACAGACTCATAAGGAATGCTATGATAGTCAACAAAGATAATGAAAGTATTTTAGCGTATGATTCAAAAGTTGTTGATGAGATATACACCATACTTTTTGGAAGATTTATGATGTATAAAAATGTTTATTTTCATAAAACATCACGTGCTGCGGATATGATGATACAGGAACTCTTGGAGCTATCATATAAAGCTTTGAGACTAGATGAAAGGGTAATGAATATACATTCTTTCCTTGATTTAACGGACCAGACGATTATAAACGAAGTTATTTATAAATTTAATGATTTGGTTGAACAATACGGCGGTGATGAAGAGACAAAGCAAAGTTTATTAAAATACGAAATAGATTTACAACCACTTGAACTTGATATCGTTATGGCGTACGAGATTGTTGAGAGATTGAAGTCGAGAAATTTATGGAAGTTAGTTCTCGAAACCCCGTTTTCAATAGAAGGAGTTGACCCCTCACTCGTTAGTCAAGGAATAGCAAGTGATTTATTACAGAAAATAAGGTTGAAACTCGAAAGGTCTTATGAAATTGCAGATGAAGAAGATAAAAGAATAATTCTGTATATGATTAATAACTTCGATGATGTTTTTAGGATAGACACCCCTTACAAGCTTACCATAGTTCATCCTGAGGAATTTTTGAGAAGTAACATATACATTATCAAGAAAAATCATCTTATGACATTCGAGGAGTATGTAAAAAATTACCCAGCTTACAATTTTATGAAAAGCAACCTTATACAGATAATACGCATTTATGTGACAAAAGATGTTAGAGAGATTCTTGAAAAGTATAAGATGTTACCTGAAACGGTTACAGAGATAACAACAAGATGGTAG
- a CDS encoding ABC transporter substrate-binding protein produces the protein MKKLVVFLAVLFVVSLFAVQVNYGIFSDITTTNIWNLLGSGSSSWNFVVQLWKYPSLLGMNKEGQLIPSAAADIPKIVKEGNMYTVTVKLRKDMRWSNGAPFTADDVVFTYTTVKGMEIPGGNWGGAYEPEKVEKIDTWTVKFYFKEKKTMTIYYDTLMTAIVCSNYWKPIVDKAKKQKDPVKWLLSQEVIDPGITALNLGKIEKGAFVQVVKQISNDKYWSYGEKNLYYKNGGFSIVNPKTGFKWSTTDPKPAGDVALEVVNGPFVDTIVYKVYGNKQVAIQALIAGDIDYIYNPVGLTAGEAEQLKGQKDIKIVSNPQLGFRYLAFNMRKFPMNVKEFRQALAALIDRDFICNQVLQGRAIPLATPVPPANTFWYNSAVKTIGEGLSMGERYQLAINLLKKAGFKWDVEPVIDPKDTKNPVKTQGKGLKGPDGKPVPTLTLLSPGMDYDPMRAQTAMYIEQWAKNIGMPINLKLTDFNEISTKAFDDVDFDMYILGWGVGRVPTYFKSFWHSGEMAPDGFNTPGYKNPEFDALVEEFEYADDFNQARKAIFEAQKILADDLPYIILFTNPMIEAYRTSIKFPFDNMLDGIQGYYGFPEGVKKAQ, from the coding sequence GTGAAGAAACTTGTTGTATTTTTAGCAGTACTTTTTGTAGTTTCGCTTTTTGCAGTGCAAGTAAACTACGGTATATTCTCTGATATTACAACAACAAACATTTGGAACTTACTCGGTTCAGGTTCGTCTTCCTGGAACTTCGTTGTCCAACTTTGGAAATATCCATCACTACTTGGTATGAACAAAGAAGGTCAGCTCATACCATCCGCAGCTGCCGATATTCCAAAAATCGTTAAAGAAGGAAATATGTACACCGTTACAGTGAAACTCAGAAAAGATATGCGCTGGTCAAACGGTGCACCATTTACAGCAGACGATGTTGTTTTTACGTACACAACGGTTAAAGGCATGGAAATACCAGGTGGTAACTGGGGCGGAGCTTACGAACCAGAAAAAGTTGAAAAAATCGACACATGGACAGTAAAATTCTACTTCAAGGAAAAGAAGACAATGACAATTTACTATGACACATTAATGACGGCAATTGTCTGTAGCAACTATTGGAAACCTATAGTAGATAAGGCAAAGAAACAGAAAGATCCAGTTAAATGGTTACTCTCTCAAGAAGTTATAGACCCAGGTATAACAGCACTCAACCTTGGCAAAATTGAAAAAGGTGCGTTCGTACAAGTTGTAAAACAAATTTCAAATGATAAATATTGGTCATACGGAGAAAAGAACTTATACTACAAAAACGGCGGTTTTTCAATTGTTAACCCAAAGACAGGTTTCAAATGGTCAACAACAGATCCAAAACCGGCTGGCGATGTAGCTCTCGAAGTTGTTAATGGACCATTTGTAGACACAATAGTTTACAAAGTTTACGGTAACAAACAAGTTGCTATTCAAGCACTTATCGCCGGTGACATTGACTACATTTACAACCCAGTTGGACTAACGGCAGGTGAAGCAGAGCAACTCAAGGGACAGAAAGATATAAAGATAGTTTCCAACCCACAACTTGGTTTCAGATACCTTGCATTCAACATGAGAAAATTCCCAATGAACGTGAAAGAATTCAGACAAGCATTGGCAGCATTAATCGACCGCGATTTCATATGTAACCAAGTGCTCCAAGGTAGAGCTATTCCACTTGCAACACCAGTGCCACCAGCCAACACATTCTGGTACAATTCCGCAGTTAAAACTATCGGTGAAGGACTCAGTATGGGTGAAAGATATCAACTTGCAATCAATTTACTTAAGAAAGCCGGCTTCAAATGGGACGTTGAACCCGTTATCGATCCAAAAGATACAAAAAACCCAGTTAAAACACAAGGTAAGGGCTTAAAAGGTCCAGATGGCAAACCAGTACCAACACTTACCCTCTTATCACCAGGTATGGATTACGACCCAATGAGGGCACAAACAGCTATGTATATTGAACAATGGGCAAAGAACATCGGTATGCCAATTAACCTTAAACTTACAGATTTCAACGAAATTTCAACAAAAGCATTCGATGATGTTGACTTCGATATGTACATACTCGGTTGGGGTGTCGGAAGAGTTCCAACATACTTCAAATCATTCTGGCACAGTGGAGAAATGGCACCAGATGGATTTAACACACCAGGTTACAAAAACCCAGAATTTGATGCTCTTGTAGAAGAATTTGAATATGCCGATGACTTCAATCAAGCAAGAAAGGCAATATTTGAAGCACAAAAGATACTCGCAGACGATCTCCCATACATAATCCTCTTCACAAATCCAATGATAGAAGCATATAGGACCTCCATTAAATTCCCATTCGACAATATGCTTGATGGTATCCAAGGTTACTACGGATTCCCAGAAGGAGTAAAGAAAGCACAATAA
- a CDS encoding ABC transporter permease encodes MTKQVLLTIFGVIVPLIGVYYSVKKGKKPLNYIFLLISLALYYGALFNVKYLYLFSPRFNFIIAPIVYFYSFDLPGLAKFIRNRLAQIVLLLVIYVTVVFFIFLAMPGDYTTKFLDPKLMRNPEMYERMKQLFGVEDPWYVKYYKHMKNFFNLEMGISFSEYPKKVEEIIAERLPRTLFLFLASSVLSFLLGFDLGKRIAWKRGGITDKAATLVGIIFWTIFTPFYMLIIIWLFAVTLKWFPLSGFVTPSKWFNAPFSAQNVFIRLLWTELFLLIMWIMGIAIASKLKTIKAKKTAIWSSVIAGIALSIIYWLTNGMGSYALDIIYHLALPTIALVTLHFAGDMLVMRDTMLEVIKEDYITTARAKGLPDKVIRDKHAARTALLPLMTSFVIGLASTVSGGVITETMFSWKGMGLTLLEATTAQDTPLAIGCLVFTGVLVLFAHLIADILYAFLDPRIRY; translated from the coding sequence ATGACAAAACAAGTACTATTAACTATATTTGGAGTAATTGTTCCACTAATTGGTGTGTATTATTCTGTAAAAAAAGGTAAAAAACCACTTAATTACATATTTTTGTTAATTTCTCTCGCACTATACTACGGTGCTCTTTTCAATGTAAAATACCTTTATTTATTCAGTCCAAGATTCAACTTTATCATCGCTCCAATTGTTTATTTCTATTCATTCGACTTACCGGGTCTTGCAAAGTTCATAAGAAATCGCTTGGCTCAAATTGTGCTCTTACTTGTAATCTACGTAACCGTGGTATTTTTCATTTTCTTAGCAATGCCTGGTGATTACACAACAAAATTCTTGGATCCAAAATTAATGAGAAACCCTGAGATGTACGAACGGATGAAACAACTCTTTGGAGTCGAAGACCCGTGGTATGTAAAATACTACAAACATATGAAAAACTTCTTCAATTTGGAAATGGGAATTTCGTTTAGTGAATATCCCAAAAAAGTTGAAGAAATTATAGCCGAAAGGTTGCCAAGAACACTATTTTTATTCTTAGCAAGTTCAGTACTTTCCTTCTTGTTAGGATTTGACCTTGGAAAAAGAATAGCATGGAAACGTGGAGGAATAACCGATAAAGCGGCAACACTTGTCGGTATTATCTTTTGGACAATATTTACTCCATTTTACATGCTTATAATAATATGGCTCTTCGCAGTTACTTTGAAATGGTTCCCACTTTCCGGATTCGTTACTCCATCAAAATGGTTTAATGCTCCATTCAGCGCACAAAACGTTTTCATAAGATTACTTTGGACAGAACTATTCTTACTCATCATGTGGATAATGGGTATAGCCATAGCAAGTAAGTTAAAAACAATAAAAGCCAAAAAAACCGCGATATGGTCATCAGTAATAGCTGGAATTGCTTTGTCTATAATTTACTGGCTAACAAACGGTATGGGAAGTTATGCTCTGGACATAATTTACCATTTAGCACTCCCAACAATCGCTCTTGTCACATTACACTTTGCAGGAGACATGTTAGTTATGAGAGACACCATGCTTGAAGTTATTAAAGAAGACTATATCACAACCGCACGCGCAAAAGGTTTGCCAGATAAAGTAATAAGAGACAAACATGCTGCGAGAACGGCTTTACTACCGTTGATGACCAGCTTTGTCATAGGTCTTGCCTCAACTGTCAGTGGTGGAGTCATCACTGAAACTATGTTCTCTTGGAAAGGTATGGGATTAACGTTGCTCGAAGCAACAACCGCGCAAGATACACCTCTTGCAATTGGATGTCTTGTCTTTACAGGTGTGCTCGTACTTTTTGCACACCTTATAGCGGATATACTGTACGCATTCTTAGATCCACGAATCAGATACTGA
- a CDS encoding ABC transporter permease, protein MANKINQSVESQNRKESIAKIKFKLFIKNFKKNWALFKESKMGMFGLWVIIAFGIFGALSPIVLRVLDPSIYDPVVGLDSRILSTKYITDHLSTQNLVKGIEIPSAQLWVYSFMDKGEAFKSSMENLVRNSQYEIMTTYAPDSFRHLLDTIADSYIPTKERLYFQTSVSELVDHGFIKFSPISSAKDIGNRDKFSFSDFSELLQKIDYKTLAIALSNYKDSDEVSRVILWFRSLNRDKPEVVEEFNNLLMQTYSSEEVENAEKQVLEVAKSVANVSTTGQLYVQSDTQLSEVIQNNIVPVESLVYAAAFNVIPDLLVLSKENGKIEEQISNSKFSVLLNYAKSKLSDLSNKDIYTSALSKANRTIKTIEEEMKSIGLEVSHENTAEFLEIYAGIVLSKVSIDLNPELRAKLENELGEYSSNVRKGFVYELNNAFIKIATARSFMASLLNDENIPDNYEMLGSKVIKVLSDPITSLMAYAYQGTKKLDKVIANIENSQLDDFKRLDIVEKLKSYKEPVEAARFLIGEGDINDNIYYRMLNEHKQYLSDTSAWANIKDIKDYEKPQKTNWSKEFAEKKLVEIFNTLSITNKIGVGHPLPPSRWHWLGTDPVGRDIFVQLMVSTPSEFVLGVLAALITVVIGTIIGTAAAYYGGAVDIIFMRIADLMMLFPSTAFLIVLSGFMTMNLFKLAIILGLLGGFGGITLVLKAQALTIKVKPYIDAARVSGGSHGYIIFNHIIPNVMPLSFLYMMFNVTGAVFSEAVLSFFGLMKVRMSWGLMINTVWSSGYLGSGNIGAYWWMWVPAGGAITLLCAAFYFLGRGLEEIVNPRLRKR, encoded by the coding sequence ATGGCAAACAAAATTAATCAATCAGTGGAAAGCCAAAATAGAAAAGAATCAATTGCTAAGATAAAGTTTAAACTCTTTATCAAGAATTTTAAGAAAAATTGGGCATTATTTAAAGAGAGTAAAATGGGAATGTTTGGGTTATGGGTCATTATAGCGTTTGGTATATTCGGCGCATTATCACCAATTGTTTTAAGAGTGCTTGACCCAAGCATATACGACCCTGTCGTTGGCCTTGATTCGAGAATACTCTCAACAAAGTACATAACCGATCATCTCTCAACACAAAATTTGGTTAAGGGTATAGAAATCCCATCCGCTCAACTTTGGGTTTACTCTTTCATGGATAAAGGAGAAGCGTTTAAATCTTCAATGGAGAACCTCGTTAGAAATTCCCAGTACGAGATAATGACAACATACGCACCAGATAGCTTTAGACACCTACTTGACACAATTGCAGATAGTTACATACCAACAAAGGAAAGATTGTATTTCCAAACAAGTGTTTCAGAACTCGTCGACCATGGCTTTATAAAATTTTCGCCAATTTCCTCAGCAAAAGATATAGGCAACAGGGATAAATTTTCATTTTCTGATTTCTCTGAATTATTACAAAAAATTGATTATAAAACTCTTGCCATTGCGCTTTCAAACTATAAAGATTCTGATGAAGTATCACGCGTTATCCTTTGGTTCAGAAGCTTAAATAGAGACAAACCAGAAGTTGTTGAAGAATTCAATAATCTCCTCATGCAAACATATTCAAGCGAAGAAGTCGAAAATGCAGAAAAGCAAGTATTAGAAGTAGCTAAAAGTGTTGCAAATGTAAGTACAACTGGACAGTTGTATGTGCAATCTGATACACAACTTTCAGAAGTTATTCAAAATAACATAGTACCAGTTGAATCGTTAGTCTATGCTGCAGCATTTAACGTTATTCCAGATTTACTTGTTCTATCAAAAGAAAATGGAAAAATTGAGGAACAGATAAGCAACAGTAAATTCTCTGTTTTACTCAATTATGCAAAATCGAAACTTTCAGATCTTTCAAATAAAGATATATACACCTCAGCGCTTTCAAAGGCTAATAGAACAATAAAAACAATTGAAGAAGAAATGAAATCCATAGGACTTGAAGTATCACACGAAAATACCGCTGAATTCCTCGAAATTTACGCAGGTATTGTTTTATCAAAAGTTTCAATAGATCTAAATCCTGAGTTAAGAGCAAAACTGGAAAATGAGCTTGGAGAATATTCCTCAAATGTTAGAAAGGGATTTGTCTATGAATTGAACAACGCATTTATAAAAATAGCTACAGCGAGGTCATTTATGGCTTCTTTACTTAACGACGAAAACATACCAGATAATTACGAAATGTTAGGTAGTAAAGTTATAAAAGTTCTTTCAGACCCAATAACATCCTTAATGGCTTACGCATACCAAGGAACGAAAAAACTAGACAAAGTTATAGCAAATATTGAAAATTCTCAGCTTGATGATTTCAAACGTTTAGATATAGTTGAAAAATTAAAGAGCTATAAAGAGCCTGTTGAAGCTGCAAGATTTTTAATCGGTGAAGGTGATATAAACGATAATATTTACTATAGAATGTTAAATGAACACAAACAATACTTGAGTGATACATCCGCATGGGCAAATATTAAAGATATAAAAGATTACGAAAAGCCACAGAAAACAAATTGGTCGAAAGAATTTGCGGAAAAGAAACTTGTTGAAATATTTAACACACTTTCTATAACAAATAAAATAGGTGTTGGACATCCACTCCCACCAAGTAGATGGCATTGGCTTGGTACAGACCCAGTTGGTAGAGATATCTTCGTCCAACTTATGGTTAGTACCCCGAGTGAATTTGTACTTGGTGTTCTTGCTGCTTTGATTACTGTCGTAATCGGTACAATTATAGGTACAGCAGCCGCATACTACGGTGGTGCTGTTGACATCATATTCATGCGAATAGCGGACCTTATGATGCTCTTCCCATCAACAGCATTCTTAATTGTTCTTTCCGGCTTCATGACGATGAATCTGTTCAAACTCGCAATTATTCTCGGTTTACTCGGTGGTTTTGGTGGCATAACACTTGTTCTCAAAGCTCAAGCTTTAACGATAAAAGTTAAGCCATATATTGATGCTGCGAGAGTATCTGGTGGAAGCCACGGATACATAATATTCAATCACATAATTCCAAATGTTATGCCACTTTCATTCCTATACATGATGTTCAATGTAACTGGTGCTGTCTTCTCCGAAGCAGTGCTCAGCTTCTTTGGGCTTATGAAAGTTAGAATGTCATGGGGATTGATGATAAATACAGTTTGGAGTTCAGGATATCTCGGCTCTGGCAACATAGGTGCTTATTGGTGGATGTGGGTACCAGCAGGTGGAGCTATTACACTGCTGTGTGCAGCATTCTACTTCCTCGGAAGAGGTCTTGAAGAAATCGTCAACCCAAGACTTAGAAAGAGGTGA
- a CDS encoding ABC transporter ATP-binding protein has protein sequence MAILKVENLKMHYKTKKGYVKAVDGISFELESGESLGIVGESGCGKTSVSMTLLRILPENAQFMGGHVWFNDNGKMVDLVSLQEDEMRHYRWKGISMVFQAAMNSLNPVYKVGDQIVEAILNHYPDTPIDEAKAKVAKLFELVTLDPKRMEQYPHQYSGGMKQRAVIALSLACDPKVIIADEPTTALDVIVQDKILREMKKIQKELNMAMIYISHDIAVIAEVSDKIAVMYAGKFVEQADSTTIFKRPMHPYTFLLMNAFPSHVGEKRKLFTIPGEPPDLLNPPTGCRFAPRCPWATDKCRTTEPEYVEVEKGHFLACWHPLTEEVRQNEFKKQ, from the coding sequence GTGGCGATATTAAAAGTTGAAAATCTCAAAATGCATTATAAAACAAAGAAAGGTTACGTTAAAGCCGTTGATGGTATCTCATTTGAATTGGAATCGGGCGAAAGCCTTGGTATAGTGGGTGAATCCGGTTGTGGTAAAACTTCTGTTTCAATGACCTTATTAAGAATACTACCTGAGAACGCTCAATTCATGGGCGGACATGTTTGGTTCAACGATAATGGAAAAATGGTTGACTTAGTTTCTCTCCAAGAAGACGAAATGAGACACTACAGATGGAAAGGCATATCGATGGTCTTCCAAGCAGCTATGAACTCACTAAATCCCGTTTACAAAGTCGGTGACCAAATTGTTGAAGCTATATTGAACCACTATCCTGATACACCCATTGATGAAGCAAAAGCAAAAGTCGCAAAACTTTTCGAGTTAGTTACACTCGACCCTAAACGCATGGAACAATACCCACACCAATACAGCGGTGGTATGAAACAAAGGGCTGTTATAGCCTTGTCCCTTGCTTGTGACCCAAAAGTAATCATTGCAGATGAACCTACAACAGCTCTTGATGTTATTGTACAAGATAAAATACTAAGAGAAATGAAGAAAATACAAAAAGAGCTAAACATGGCAATGATATACATCTCTCACGACATCGCAGTTATAGCAGAAGTCAGTGATAAAATCGCGGTAATGTACGCTGGCAAATTTGTCGAGCAAGCTGACTCTACGACTATATTCAAAAGACCAATGCATCCTTATACATTTTTACTCATGAACGCATTCCCAAGCCACGTTGGTGAAAAAAGAAAACTATTCACTATTCCAGGTGAACCACCTGACTTATTGAATCCGCCAACTGGTTGTAGATTCGCCCCGAGATGTCCTTGGGCAACGGATAAATGTAGGACAACCGAACCTGAATACGTAGAAGTTGAGAAGGGCCATTTCCTTGCTTGCTGGCATCCACTTACAGAAGAGGTGAGACAGAATGAGTTCAAAAAACAATAG
- a CDS encoding ABC transporter ATP-binding protein — MSSKNNRNNVLLEVKNLKKFFASERALFSRAKHFVHAVDDISFEIKEGESLGLVGESGCGKTTTGRMVVRLEQPTEGTIKLLGKPIEEYERMEYHAQVQMIFQDPYESLNPRMTIFDIIAEPLNIHNVGTLEEREEKVSNLLQEVGLTPPESFLWRYPHELSGGQRQRVAIARALILNPKLIVADEPTSMLDVSVRTGVMHLMMELQQKHNMSYLYITHDLAVARYMVNRIAVMYLGKIVELAETEELLHNPMHPYTRALMDAVPVPDPEYKRAEPNIIGNISVPIDPPPICRFYDRCPFKEERCKTDPHPELKEVAPGHFVACYPVQEGKLR; from the coding sequence ATGAGTTCAAAAAACAATAGAAACAACGTATTACTTGAAGTCAAGAACTTAAAAAAGTTCTTTGCATCAGAGAGAGCTCTCTTTTCGAGAGCCAAGCACTTTGTCCATGCTGTTGATGACATCTCTTTTGAAATAAAAGAAGGAGAATCTTTAGGATTAGTTGGAGAATCTGGATGTGGTAAAACAACTACGGGTAGGATGGTCGTAAGGTTAGAACAACCAACGGAAGGAACAATAAAACTACTTGGAAAACCAATTGAAGAATACGAAAGAATGGAATACCACGCACAAGTCCAAATGATATTCCAAGACCCATACGAATCACTAAATCCAAGAATGACAATATTCGATATAATTGCCGAACCTTTGAATATTCATAATGTTGGAACTTTAGAAGAAAGAGAAGAAAAAGTATCAAACTTGCTCCAAGAAGTTGGACTAACACCTCCAGAAAGCTTTTTGTGGAGATATCCGCACGAATTATCTGGTGGTCAAAGGCAAAGAGTCGCAATAGCACGTGCACTTATATTAAATCCAAAACTAATCGTCGCCGATGAGCCAACATCAATGCTTGACGTTTCTGTAAGAACAGGTGTTATGCACCTCATGATGGAACTCCAACAAAAGCACAATATGAGCTATTTGTATATCACACACGACCTTGCTGTTGCAAGATACATGGTTAACAGAATCGCTGTTATGTACCTTGGTAAAATAGTTGAACTTGCTGAAACGGAAGAACTGCTTCACAATCCTATGCACCCGTATACAAGAGCACTCATGGACGCTGTTCCAGTTCCAGATCCAGAATATAAAAGAGCTGAACCAAACATAATTGGAAACATAAGCGTTCCAATAGACCCACCACCAATTTGTAGATTTTACGATAGATGCCCATTCAAAGAAGAACGTTGTAAAACTGACCCGCATCCAGAATTAAAAGAAGTAGCACCAGGACATTTTGTTGCTTGCTATCCTGTACAAGAAGGAAAACTTAGATAA
- a CDS encoding flavodoxin family protein, with product MEGKNAIIICVSKHQGNTLKIANKMAEVLKCEVKGPKEISPEEILKYDIIGLGSGIYAFGMHRSLKRLIKKVKDGDGKKVFLFSTSADLDGKKYHKSMIRLLEKKNFNLIGEFNCPGSYFGLIFGKKGGVNPDRPDESDLNAAAEFARKMAF from the coding sequence ATGGAAGGGAAGAATGCGATTATAATTTGTGTGTCTAAACATCAAGGAAATACTTTAAAAATTGCTAATAAGATGGCTGAGGTTTTGAAATGTGAAGTTAAAGGTCCTAAAGAAATAAGCCCTGAAGAGATTTTAAAATACGATATTATTGGTTTGGGTTCAGGTATTTATGCTTTTGGTATGCACAGATCATTAAAGAGGTTAATTAAAAAGGTCAAAGATGGCGATGGGAAGAAGGTATTTTTATTTTCAACTTCAGCGGATTTGGATGGGAAGAAGTATCACAAAAGTATGATAAGACTTTTAGAAAAAAAGAATTTTAACTTGATTGGTGAATTTAATTGCCCTGGTTCTTATTTTGGATTGATTTTTGGAAAGAAAGGCGGAGTCAATCCGGATAGACCAGATGAGTCTGATTTAAATGCTGCCGCGGAATTTGCAAGGAAAATGGCTTTTTAA
- a CDS encoding iron-containing alcohol dehydrogenase, translating to MWERKVNIYNVFELRCKTTCYFGVGAIEKIKDIAEWLSSSKKDKVLIVSDPVAYKVTGAWDKVEKALKERNIGYVLYDKVTPNPTTDQIDEATKIGRDFGAEAVIGIGGGSPIDTAKSVAVLLEHKDKNARELYEGKFIPERAKPIIAINTTHGTGTEVDRFAVASILEKEYKPAIAYDVIYPTFAIDDPQLMVTLPYKQTLYTSIDALNHITEAATTLARNPYSILLAKETVRLIATYLPQALSNPNDLNARYYLLYASAIAGISFDNGLLHFTHALEHPLSAVKPELAHGLGLAMLLPAVVKEIYPSTAEILAEVYEPIVPGLKGNPAEAEKIAKGIEDWLFAMGVTQKLEDEGFKDSDIEKLTNLALTTPSLDLLLSVAPIKAEREVIARIYKNSLRRM from the coding sequence ATGTGGGAAAGAAAAGTCAACATTTACAATGTTTTTGAGCTTAGGTGTAAGACAACGTGTTACTTTGGTGTTGGTGCGATCGAGAAAATAAAAGATATTGCCGAGTGGCTTTCTTCTAGTAAAAAAGATAAAGTTTTGATAGTTTCTGACCCTGTTGCGTATAAGGTCACAGGGGCATGGGACAAAGTGGAAAAGGCGCTTAAGGAAAGGAACATTGGATATGTTTTATACGATAAGGTAACGCCAAATCCGACAACGGATCAAATTGATGAAGCAACGAAAATTGGAAGAGATTTTGGAGCAGAAGCGGTTATCGGTATAGGTGGGGGAAGTCCTATTGATACGGCAAAAAGTGTAGCTGTGTTACTTGAGCATAAAGATAAGAATGCGCGAGAACTTTACGAAGGAAAGTTTATACCAGAGAGGGCAAAACCTATAATTGCCATCAATACAACTCATGGTACTGGTACAGAGGTTGATAGATTCGCCGTTGCGTCGATATTGGAGAAGGAATATAAACCAGCTATTGCGTACGATGTTATTTATCCAACATTCGCCATAGACGACCCACAACTTATGGTTACTCTACCGTATAAGCAAACGCTATATACGTCTATTGATGCACTTAATCATATAACAGAGGCAGCAACAACACTGGCAAGGAATCCATATTCGATACTCCTTGCAAAAGAAACTGTTAGATTGATTGCGACATATCTGCCACAAGCTTTGAGTAATCCGAACGATTTAAATGCAAGATACTATTTACTCTATGCTTCGGCGATAGCAGGTATATCTTTTGATAATGGACTTTTGCATTTCACACATGCTTTAGAACATCCTTTAAGTGCTGTTAAACCTGAGCTTGCTCACGGTTTGGGACTTGCTATGCTTTTACCAGCTGTTGTTAAGGAAATTTACCCATCAACTGCAGAAATTCTTGCTGAAGTGTACGAACCTATTGTCCCTGGCTTAAAAGGTAATCCTGCGGAAGCTGAGAAAATTGCAAAAGGTATAGAGGACTGGTTATTTGCCATGGGAGTTACACAAAAACTTGAGGATGAAGGATTTAAAGACTCAGATATTGAAAAGCTTACCAATCTTGCGCTTACAACTCCTTCTCTTGATTTATTGCTCAGCGTGGCACCTATAAAGGCTGAAAGGGAAGTTATAGCAAGAATATACAAGAATTCTTTGAGAAGAATGTGA